The genomic interval GTAAGAAGCGGTTGCAACCAGCTTTTTACTGCGCCAATGATCGAATACCCACCAGACGATCGCAAACAGGGGAACGAAGACTAACCCAATCAGATTACCTGACGACAGTAGCCCCAGCATTCCAGAGATCAGGGCAAACCCGACAAATTCCAGGGGCGATCGAGGCGCGAAAATGCCTTCAAGCTTGAGGCGGCGTTTAGCAGTTAGCATCGGGAACTTTAAGCGGGTAAAAGTGCGTGATGAATTCTGGACACTAATGTGCCCGTCTGGTTAAATGAATCTGCAATTTCTCTGACCATCGGGAGAAAATCAGTCAACCTGGGAAAGGAAGTTTGTCTCGTTTTCGGGAATTCTGGATCGCATCCCACCGCTGGGTGTTGTCTCCTTTCTAACCTGCTGCTGGAAGCCCCCTCTTCTAGTGGCTGTTAAGATCCGTGCAAAGCCTTTTCCTGATTTGGAATGGATCATGCCTGACGCTATAACTTGTTACACCGCGATCACCTTTGCCCCTGTCCAGGGCTTTATTGAGAAGTCACGCAAGCTGCGCGACCTCTACGGCAGTTCGTTCATCCTCTCGTACCTGGCAAATGCCCTCTGCCAGGCAGTTAAGGATAGCACTGAGCACAGCTTGATTTCTCCTGCCCTGATTGATGTGACCCAGGGGACTCCCAATCAAATCCTGATTGCAGGCTACTTCCCAGAGCAACAAGCCCAAACTATTTTCGAAACGGCCTGGTCTCAGCTGATCCAACAATGCAAAGCCTGGATTCAGCAAAATCTGCCGGAATTCGATTATTGCTGGAGGCGGGAATGGTCGCTCTGGACAACCCACGCCTGGGAGTTTTTTTGGACAACGGGAATGACCATTCAAGCGGCACGGGAAAACCTCAATGATGTGAAACATAGCCGAGACTGGACAGGCATTAACTGGATGGGCGAAAGCTCCACCTTGTCTGGTGCCGACGGGGTCGCATTTCCGGGTATGGGTCGAAAGGTCAATCCGAAATATCATCCCATCCGTTATGAATCAGACAAGGTGAGACGCTACTACGAAAACCTGAGCCGCCGCGATGGTGAAACCCAATTTACCGACGAAACCAATATTGATGCCTTCCTGCGCAGCGAGATCGCTGCTTTTTACGCTGCCTTGAGCCAGCACCCGGAGTTAGGCTCAGCCACCATTTCGGAGCGAGAGCAATTGAGCATTCCAGAGCTGGTGAAGCGCCTGGTTACCATTGAAGCGATCGCACGCCCCCTCAAGCTTGAGTTTCCAGAGAGCTTCAAAGATATTAGTCGCTGGCAGGATTACGATGCCAATGATACCAACGCAGACACGAAAAAGCCGTGGACAGGTTGGTTCTGCGGCGATGGTGACCGGGCAGGAGACTACCTGAAACAGTTATCAGGTCAACCCAATGAACCGCTTGAAATTGCTACTTTCAGCACCACCATGCGGCAGTGGGGGAATACCCTGCAACGAACCTTCAGGAACGGTCGGATTATCTATGCGGGCGGCGATGATTTTTTGGGTGTGTTTAACCGCACACGATCGGAATTGAAAGCGCAGGAGTGCCTCGACTGGTTTTATCGTTTCCAGCCAAATGTTTGGGATCGTCCTGAAGCCAAGCCCATTACAGCTAGTGTTGGTTTTGTCTGGGCTGCACCTGGTATCCCCCAGCGAGAAGTGTTGCAGCAGTGTCGGGATGCCGAGAAAGCGGCTAAGGCAGAGGGGCGCGATCGCCTTGCCCTCCGGGTTCTCTTCAACAGTGGTAACTACCTGGAATGGGTCTGTCCCTGGCGGTTCTTACCTGTGTTGCAAGATTACCGCGATCGGACACCCCAAAACGGTACAACGACCTGGGCACGTATCTTTAATGATGTTGCCATGTTAGAAGCTCGCCATGCATTCCAGGGCAAGGATGACAAGGGTAAACCTGTAAATAACGGCTTAGAGGTTGCCCTGGCACTGTTCAATGCGTATTTCAATGCCACCAATTCGCCACACACACCGACCGCCTGGAACGAAGCCGATAAACAGGAGTTTTACTGTTTGATGTCACCTGAGAGGCAAGACAACTTCCCACCTAACTACTGGGAGGGGGATGGTTTATGGAACTTGTATGGTGGGGCGAATCGCTATGATGCCAAAAACAGTCAGCGCTTGAAAACTGGCATTCTGGGCGATCGGGCTAACTACACCAGCAATCGGCAATCAGACGGCATTCTGGACACTGCCAAAGCCAAACAAGCATTGACTAACTGGATCATTAACCTGGCGAAAGTAGGATTTCATCTATGTTCAGATATCTGATTGCGATCGAACCCTTGGGTTTGCTGTATGGCAGCGCCGGACGGTTTCTCTCGCCCGAAAACCTGGTTGGGCGATCGGGCAGCAGTTTTCCCCCCAGTGCTGCCACAGTTTCTGGCTTATTTGCCGCTGCTAAGGGCGAATCCTGGATGAAACGAGATGACTTTTACCTGTCAGGTCCCTTC from Kovacikia minuta CCNUW1 carries:
- a CDS encoding Cas10/Cmr2 second palm domain-containing protein, encoding MPDAITCYTAITFAPVQGFIEKSRKLRDLYGSSFILSYLANALCQAVKDSTEHSLISPALIDVTQGTPNQILIAGYFPEQQAQTIFETAWSQLIQQCKAWIQQNLPEFDYCWRREWSLWTTHAWEFFWTTGMTIQAARENLNDVKHSRDWTGINWMGESSTLSGADGVAFPGMGRKVNPKYHPIRYESDKVRRYYENLSRRDGETQFTDETNIDAFLRSEIAAFYAALSQHPELGSATISEREQLSIPELVKRLVTIEAIARPLKLEFPESFKDISRWQDYDANDTNADTKKPWTGWFCGDGDRAGDYLKQLSGQPNEPLEIATFSTTMRQWGNTLQRTFRNGRIIYAGGDDFLGVFNRTRSELKAQECLDWFYRFQPNVWDRPEAKPITASVGFVWAAPGIPQREVLQQCRDAEKAAKAEGRDRLALRVLFNSGNYLEWVCPWRFLPVLQDYRDRTPQNGTTTWARIFNDVAMLEARHAFQGKDDKGKPVNNGLEVALALFNAYFNATNSPHTPTAWNEADKQEFYCLMSPERQDNFPPNYWEGDGLWNLYGGANRYDAKNSQRLKTGILGDRANYTSNRQSDGILDTAKAKQALTNWIINLAKVGFHLCSDI